The following are encoded together in the Pedobacter sp. D749 genome:
- a CDS encoding ABC transporter permease/substrate-binding protein — protein sequence MNEQQQTLWQFMSGQSDKLLSQTLQHVGLTFISLILAIAIGLPLGILIARKRKLSGTVLGIAGVLQTIPSIALLGFMIPVLGIGAKPAIVALLIYALLPIIRNTYTGIIGIDQHVKEAARAMGMSKSQILLKVELPLAMPVILAGIRTATVINVGVATLASFIAAGGLGEFIFGGISLNNTNMILAGAIPAALLAIILDALLSLVQKMDFKKLRKGLYVFPIVILILGGFYALPTAYCSTLTAGFTPEFMGRQDGDLGLKSTYGLKIHTIVISDAVMYKAAFAKELDVISGYSTDGRLKAFDLKILKDDKNIFPPYYAAPIVRDEALKQFPELEKALNLLSGKITDSIMTDLNYRTDYLHQQPERVAKDFLISNGLYKAPKNGHKGTVRIGSKIFGEQYILAEMYSMLIKGNTDYDVATKTGLGGTKICFDALMNDQIDFYPEYTGTGLLVLLQPDPKIAKEMAHDRNKTYDYVSTEFEKKFKIKWLKPIGFNNSYALMMRQKQSKELNVNSITDLKNYLDKN from the coding sequence ATGAATGAGCAACAGCAAACCTTATGGCAATTTATGTCAGGGCAGTCTGATAAACTGCTCAGTCAAACTTTACAGCATGTAGGTTTAACCTTTATTTCTTTAATCCTCGCTATTGCAATCGGTTTACCCCTAGGTATATTGATTGCGAGAAAGAGAAAACTTTCAGGAACAGTTTTGGGCATTGCAGGGGTGTTGCAAACCATACCAAGCATTGCCTTATTGGGATTTATGATCCCGGTTTTAGGGATTGGTGCCAAGCCGGCTATCGTTGCACTGCTCATTTATGCCTTGTTACCGATTATCCGCAATACCTATACCGGTATTATTGGTATTGATCAGCATGTTAAAGAAGCCGCCAGGGCAATGGGAATGAGCAAGAGCCAGATACTATTAAAAGTAGAATTACCTTTGGCTATGCCCGTTATTCTGGCAGGCATCCGTACTGCAACCGTAATAAATGTGGGCGTGGCCACTTTGGCCTCATTTATTGCCGCAGGAGGCTTGGGCGAGTTTATTTTTGGCGGTATTTCGCTCAACAATACCAATATGATTTTGGCTGGAGCCATTCCAGCCGCTTTGTTGGCAATTATACTCGATGCTTTACTTTCACTTGTCCAGAAAATGGATTTTAAGAAGTTGAGGAAAGGCTTGTACGTTTTTCCTATCGTGATTTTGATTTTGGGCGGTTTTTATGCTTTACCAACCGCTTACTGCTCTACTTTAACAGCGGGATTTACTCCCGAATTTATGGGCAGGCAGGATGGTGACCTCGGATTAAAATCAACTTATGGTTTAAAAATACATACCATAGTGATCAGCGATGCAGTGATGTACAAAGCTGCTTTTGCAAAAGAACTGGATGTAATCAGCGGTTATTCTACCGATGGCCGCTTAAAAGCTTTTGACCTGAAAATTTTAAAAGACGATAAGAATATTTTTCCGCCCTATTATGCTGCACCGATTGTTCGTGATGAAGCTTTAAAACAATTCCCCGAATTGGAAAAAGCCCTCAATCTACTCTCCGGGAAAATTACAGATTCGATCATGACTGATCTGAATTACAGAACAGATTACCTTCATCAACAGCCGGAGCGGGTAGCAAAGGATTTCCTGATTAGCAATGGCTTGTATAAAGCTCCTAAAAATGGACATAAAGGTACCGTGCGCATAGGATCAAAGATTTTTGGTGAACAATATATCCTGGCCGAAATGTACAGTATGTTGATTAAAGGTAATACAGATTACGATGTAGCTACTAAAACCGGATTGGGCGGAACAAAAATCTGTTTTGATGCGCTGATGAATGATCAGATTGACTTTTACCCTGAGTATACCGGAACAGGTTTACTGGTTTTATTACAGCCTGATCCAAAAATTGCAAAGGAAATGGCGCACGATAGAAACAAAACTTACGATTATGTCTCTACCGAATTTGAGAAAAAGTTTAAAATCAAATGGCTAAAACCAATCGGTTTTAATAATTCTTATGCTTTAATGATGCGGCAAAAACAATCAAAAGAACTGAATGTTAATAGCATCACAGACCTTAAAAATTATCTGGATAAAAATTAA
- a CDS encoding ABC transporter ATP-binding protein, with product MIELKGISKKFGDTQAVKQVSFKVAEKETLVLLGTSGCGKTTTLKMINRLIEPDGGQIFINNENITDQDPDVLRKGIGYVMQNIGLFPHYTIAENIALVPKLLKWDKEKIKSRTQELIQKLHLPESTLAMYPHELSGGQQQRVGLARALVIDPSVLLMDEPFGALDNVTRTSIQKEFKALEELKRKTIVMVTHDVQEAFELADRICLMDKGEVVQIGTPKELLYRPINDFARNFLAGQRLALEFKVINIQDIWTYLPEETIYEGESESADLSIWEAMELLRNNDRSELFVSGADQAIKSINFEQLTKGFNQYQNAQLHE from the coding sequence ATGATCGAATTAAAAGGGATAAGCAAGAAATTTGGAGATACCCAGGCGGTAAAGCAAGTCTCTTTTAAAGTTGCCGAAAAGGAAACATTGGTATTGTTAGGTACCAGTGGATGTGGTAAAACCACCACTTTAAAAATGATCAATCGTTTAATTGAGCCTGATGGAGGCCAGATTTTTATTAATAATGAAAACATCACCGACCAGGATCCTGATGTATTGCGCAAGGGGATAGGTTACGTGATGCAGAATATTGGTCTTTTTCCGCATTATACCATTGCGGAGAACATTGCACTTGTACCTAAACTTTTGAAATGGGATAAGGAAAAAATTAAAAGCCGTACGCAGGAATTGATCCAAAAACTTCATCTACCGGAAAGCACGTTGGCGATGTATCCGCATGAGTTAAGTGGCGGACAACAGCAGCGTGTAGGGCTAGCCCGTGCGTTGGTTATCGATCCATCGGTATTGTTAATGGATGAGCCCTTTGGAGCCTTAGATAACGTTACCCGTACCAGTATCCAAAAAGAATTTAAAGCACTCGAAGAGTTGAAAAGGAAAACCATTGTAATGGTTACACATGATGTTCAGGAAGCCTTTGAACTGGCAGACCGGATCTGTTTAATGGATAAAGGTGAGGTAGTTCAGATTGGAACACCCAAAGAATTATTATATCGGCCCATAAATGATTTTGCAAGGAATTTTCTCGCTGGACAAAGGCTGGCACTAGAGTTTAAAGTAATTAATATCCAGGATATTTGGACTTATTTACCTGAAGAAACCATTTATGAAGGAGAAAGTGAATCTGCTGATTTAAGTATATGGGAAGCCATGGAATTATTAAGGAATAATGACCGGTCTGAGCTTTTTGTTTCAGGCGCTGATCAGGCAATCAAATCGATCAATTTCGAGCAGTTAACCAAAGGATTTAACCAATACCAAAACGCACAGCTGCATGAATGA
- a CDS encoding mercuric reductase, translating to MKHYDAIIIGAGQAGTPLAKKLAEAGKKTVIIEKRLVGGTCINDGCTPTKAMIASARAVYQARKATELGVEVGDIKIDFKKIKQRKDDIVEQFRTSSEKGINNTKGLRLIFGTAKFSAEKELTIALNDGGEEKVTADLIFINTGAKTAIPDIEGLDEIDYLTSTTILDIETVPEHLVVIGGNYIGLEFGQMFNRFGSKVTVLEKSSGILAKEDQDISSALTEILTDEKIEIITDVKIDKISQDKKQLHLSIQSGKTKKNITASHVLIAAGRTPQTADLGLENCGVKLDDKGHVIVNEKLETNIKGIYALGDVKGGPAFTHIAYNDYTIVYRNLIEGTKYSIHDRPVPYCMFTDPQLGRIGISEKEAKEKKLNYKVAVLPISNVARGIETNETLGLMKAVVDADTKEILGAAILASEGGEIMSVLQMAMEGGITYDRIRYCVFAHPTYTESLNNLFMKLYK from the coding sequence ATGAAACATTACGACGCGATAATTATCGGAGCGGGGCAGGCGGGCACACCATTGGCTAAAAAACTTGCTGAAGCAGGTAAAAAAACAGTCATAATTGAAAAAAGATTGGTTGGGGGTACCTGTATCAACGATGGTTGTACACCAACAAAAGCCATGATTGCTTCTGCAAGGGCAGTTTATCAAGCCAGAAAAGCAACTGAACTTGGCGTAGAAGTAGGAGACATTAAAATTGATTTCAAGAAGATAAAACAGCGCAAAGATGATATTGTAGAACAGTTTAGGACATCGTCAGAAAAGGGAATTAACAATACCAAAGGGCTCCGGCTCATTTTCGGAACAGCAAAATTCAGCGCTGAAAAAGAGTTAACCATTGCCCTTAACGATGGTGGTGAAGAAAAAGTAACTGCTGATTTGATTTTTATCAATACCGGAGCAAAAACTGCCATACCTGATATAGAAGGACTTGATGAAATTGATTATCTTACATCCACAACAATTTTAGATATAGAAACCGTTCCAGAGCATTTGGTGGTGATCGGCGGCAATTACATCGGGCTGGAGTTTGGACAAATGTTTAATCGATTTGGCAGTAAAGTAACCGTTTTGGAAAAATCATCAGGTATTTTAGCTAAAGAAGACCAGGATATTTCATCAGCCCTTACCGAAATCTTAACGGATGAAAAGATTGAAATCATTACGGATGTGAAGATTGATAAAATCAGTCAGGATAAAAAACAGCTTCATCTTTCAATCCAATCGGGTAAAACAAAAAAGAACATTACGGCAAGTCATGTATTAATCGCAGCCGGACGCACACCGCAAACCGCTGATTTAGGCCTCGAAAATTGTGGTGTTAAATTAGATGATAAAGGACATGTAATCGTGAACGAAAAGTTGGAAACCAATATTAAAGGAATTTATGCATTGGGTGATGTAAAAGGTGGGCCTGCCTTTACCCATATCGCCTATAATGACTATACCATTGTTTACCGTAACCTGATTGAAGGAACGAAATATTCTATTCACGATCGGCCGGTACCATACTGCATGTTTACCGACCCTCAGCTTGGGCGGATTGGCATTTCAGAAAAAGAAGCTAAAGAAAAGAAATTGAATTATAAAGTTGCCGTTCTGCCAATTTCGAATGTTGCGCGTGGTATCGAAACCAACGAAACTTTGGGGCTGATGAAAGCAGTTGTAGATGCTGACACTAAAGAGATTTTGGGTGCTGCTATCCTTGCCTCAGAAGGCGGAGAAATTATGTCTGTTCTGCAAATGGCAATGGAGGGCGGTATTACTTACGATAGGATCAGGTATTGCGTTTTTGCGCACCCTACCTATACCGAATCGCTGAATAACTTATTTATGAAACTCTATAAATAA
- a CDS encoding M1 family aminopeptidase produces the protein MTTITKYLCLFLLLNSTCFAQHAAQAVAVEPGVSLALANSRSAAISNIQYQLHFRIPAAQSESIKSTESIDFKINKLIYLQVDFKQNADHIKRVSVNGKTIPIDFKAEHILIKQAYLKVGNNHIEIEFIAGNESLNRNKDFLYALFVPDHARTVFPCFDQPDLKANFLLSLTVPTDWKVMANAVKRDSLVQDNFTTYHFNHSDKLPTYLFSFTAGKYTLVNQKMKTREMEFLHRETDSAKIKLSVDSVFIAHRDAIDFLENWTAIKYPFQKIGFVSIPDFQFGGMEHPGEVQYKASALFLDQGATKDQFISRSNLISHETAHMWFGDLVTMKWFNDVWMKEVFANFMADKVTEKLMGKNTFDLKFLQDHYPAAYGVDRTLGANPIRQQLDNLQEAGSMYGNIIYHKAPIMMRQLELLMGKENFQKGIREYLKKYSYGNATWNDLIAILSKYSKSDLLSWNKVWVNEPGRPVFSYDIKYSGDKISNLSLSQNSEMGQARVWPQSFTIKLVYPTYNKFLVVNAVNAQTVLNEAKGLPKPLYILFNANGAGYGLFPIEKEMMANLYNITDPLERASAYINAYENMLSDKSNQPEALLNVLLKGLATEKNEMNLRLITGYMTNIYWTFLTDEKRRDIHALMEKTIWDAMEQQQMQNNRKILFNAYQNVYLSAEAGKRMYDIWLKQTAPTGIKLLEDDYSALALTLALKTDTANTILKDQLERTKNEDRKNRLIYLMPALSLNVKERDRFFNGLKNRKNRQKEAWVTTALSYLHHPIRQKTSIHYLKESLDLLAEIQQTGDIFFPQSWLAATFAAYNKKEANAILQDFLKSHPDYNPKLKDKILQATDNLRRAQIIMH, from the coding sequence ATGACTACAATTACGAAATATCTTTGCCTTTTCTTACTATTGAATTCCACCTGTTTCGCGCAGCATGCCGCACAGGCTGTTGCTGTTGAACCCGGTGTTTCTCTTGCCCTGGCAAACTCCAGAAGTGCCGCGATAAGTAACATTCAGTATCAGCTTCATTTTAGAATACCAGCAGCGCAATCAGAATCAATTAAATCGACTGAAAGCATTGATTTTAAAATAAATAAATTAATTTATCTGCAAGTTGACTTTAAACAAAATGCAGACCACATAAAACGAGTATCGGTGAATGGAAAAACCATACCTATCGATTTTAAAGCAGAACATATTTTAATTAAGCAAGCGTATTTAAAGGTTGGTAATAACCATATCGAAATCGAATTTATTGCCGGTAACGAATCGCTAAACAGAAATAAAGATTTTTTATATGCCCTTTTTGTTCCTGATCATGCGAGAACGGTATTTCCTTGCTTTGATCAGCCTGATTTAAAAGCTAACTTTTTACTTTCATTAACTGTTCCAACCGATTGGAAAGTAATGGCTAATGCCGTAAAAAGAGATTCGTTGGTACAAGATAATTTTACCACCTATCATTTTAATCATTCAGATAAATTGCCTACCTATTTATTCTCTTTTACTGCAGGGAAATACACGCTTGTTAATCAGAAAATGAAAACCCGAGAGATGGAATTTCTTCACCGAGAAACTGATTCAGCTAAAATTAAACTCAGTGTAGATTCTGTTTTTATAGCTCATCGCGACGCCATCGATTTTTTGGAAAACTGGACAGCGATAAAATACCCTTTTCAGAAAATAGGTTTTGTCAGCATTCCAGATTTTCAGTTTGGCGGTATGGAGCACCCTGGTGAGGTACAATATAAAGCATCTGCATTGTTTTTAGATCAGGGTGCAACCAAAGATCAATTCATTTCCCGTTCAAATCTGATTTCGCATGAAACGGCGCATATGTGGTTTGGCGATCTGGTAACCATGAAGTGGTTTAATGATGTTTGGATGAAAGAGGTTTTTGCCAATTTTATGGCCGATAAGGTAACTGAAAAGTTAATGGGCAAAAACACTTTTGATCTTAAGTTTTTACAAGACCATTATCCGGCAGCTTACGGCGTAGACAGGACATTGGGCGCTAATCCCATTCGCCAGCAATTGGATAACTTACAAGAAGCTGGATCAATGTATGGAAATATTATTTACCATAAAGCACCAATTATGATGCGTCAATTGGAGCTGTTAATGGGCAAAGAAAACTTTCAAAAAGGGATCAGGGAATACCTGAAAAAATACAGTTATGGCAACGCTACCTGGAACGATTTGATTGCCATTTTAAGTAAATACAGTAAAAGTGATCTACTGAGTTGGAATAAAGTTTGGGTAAATGAACCAGGCCGACCTGTTTTTAGTTATGATATTAAATACAGTGGAGACAAAATAAGTAACTTAAGCTTAAGTCAGAACAGTGAAATGGGGCAGGCCCGGGTGTGGCCACAATCTTTTACAATTAAGCTGGTTTATCCAACCTATAATAAGTTTTTGGTAGTAAACGCAGTGAATGCACAAACTGTTTTAAATGAAGCGAAAGGTCTTCCAAAACCGCTGTATATTTTGTTTAATGCAAATGGTGCGGGATATGGCCTTTTCCCGATTGAGAAAGAGATGATGGCAAATCTTTATAATATCACTGATCCTTTAGAACGTGCATCAGCTTATATTAATGCTTATGAAAATATGCTTTCGGATAAAAGTAATCAACCTGAGGCACTTTTAAATGTATTGCTTAAAGGTTTAGCAACGGAAAAGAATGAGATGAACCTTAGGTTGATCACAGGGTACATGACCAATATTTACTGGACATTTTTAACTGACGAAAAACGAAGGGATATCCATGCGTTGATGGAAAAAACAATTTGGGACGCAATGGAGCAACAGCAAATGCAAAACAACAGGAAAATTTTGTTCAATGCTTATCAAAATGTGTATCTGAGTGCCGAAGCTGGAAAAAGAATGTATGATATCTGGCTTAAGCAAACTGCGCCAACTGGAATTAAATTGTTAGAAGATGATTATAGTGCATTAGCCTTAACGTTGGCGCTTAAAACAGATACGGCTAATACGATCTTAAAAGATCAGCTGGAACGGACCAAAAATGAAGACCGTAAAAACCGGTTAATTTATTTAATGCCCGCATTATCTCTAAATGTTAAGGAAAGAGATCGTTTCTTTAATGGTTTAAAAAATCGGAAAAACCGACAGAAAGAAGCTTGGGTAACTACGGCTTTATCTTATTTGCATCACCCCATCAGGCAAAAAACATCTATTCATTATTTGAAAGAAAGCTTAGACTTATTAGCAGAAATACAGCAAACCGGAGATATATTCTTTCCGCAATCCTGGCTAGCTGCTACCTTCGCGGCTTACAATAAAAAAGAAGCAAATGCAATCTTGCAAGATTTCTTAAAATCACATCCTGATTACAATCCAAAACTAAAGGATAAAATTTTGCAGGCTACCGATAACCTTAGACGGGCGCAGATCATCATGCATTAA
- a CDS encoding NRAMP family divalent metal transporter, with protein MKPKYNWSVLLGAAFLMASSAIGPGFLTQTAVFTQQLGASFAFVILLSIILDAIAQLNVWRIIAVADKPAQDIANKVFPGLGYFISFLVFLGGLAFNIGNIAGAGLGLNVLFGISVGQGAVISAIMAIGIFIYKEAGKAMDVFAKTMGLIKIVLALIIAYTSSPPLAEAALRAVNPTQFSFTAVLTIVGGTVGGYITFSGAHRLLDAKQTGIQNLGAVNKGALSAIGLASIMRLLLFIAALGVVSKGFTLDPSNPAASVFKLASGEIGYKIFGVVIWAAGISSVVGSAYTSISFIKSFHPLILKFNREIIIAFISISCVIFILIGKPVKILLTVGAINGFILPIALGIMLIAAYRTKIIANYKQPLWLTLTGLAVVITMVWMSYGTILQMIKGE; from the coding sequence ATGAAGCCTAAATACAATTGGAGTGTACTTTTAGGAGCTGCATTTTTAATGGCTTCTTCGGCCATTGGTCCTGGATTTTTAACACAAACAGCAGTTTTTACCCAACAATTAGGTGCTAGTTTTGCCTTTGTCATATTGCTATCCATCATATTAGATGCCATCGCACAGTTAAACGTTTGGCGGATTATTGCAGTTGCTGATAAACCTGCTCAGGATATAGCCAATAAGGTTTTTCCGGGCTTGGGTTACTTTATTTCATTCCTGGTTTTTTTAGGTGGTTTGGCTTTTAACATTGGTAATATTGCTGGTGCTGGCTTAGGATTAAATGTGTTATTTGGCATTAGTGTAGGGCAGGGTGCTGTAATCAGCGCTATTATGGCAATAGGGATCTTTATTTACAAAGAAGCGGGCAAAGCAATGGATGTTTTTGCCAAAACCATGGGGTTGATTAAGATTGTACTGGCTTTAATTATTGCCTATACCAGTTCGCCACCATTGGCAGAAGCCGCATTAAGGGCTGTAAACCCTACGCAGTTTAGTTTTACCGCCGTATTAACCATTGTCGGTGGAACCGTTGGTGGTTATATTACTTTTTCGGGCGCTCATCGCTTATTAGATGCCAAGCAAACCGGAATCCAAAATTTGGGTGCCGTAAATAAAGGTGCATTAAGTGCCATCGGACTTGCATCTATCATGCGCTTATTATTATTTATTGCTGCTTTGGGTGTAGTAAGTAAAGGTTTTACCTTAGATCCATCCAATCCGGCCGCCTCGGTTTTTAAATTGGCCAGCGGAGAAATAGGATATAAAATTTTTGGTGTAGTGATCTGGGCTGCGGGAATTTCTTCTGTTGTGGGCTCGGCATATACCTCCATCTCTTTTATTAAAAGTTTTCACCCACTGATCTTAAAGTTTAACAGAGAGATTATCATTGCCTTTATATCCATATCCTGTGTTATTTTTATCCTGATCGGTAAACCCGTAAAAATATTGCTTACTGTGGGTGCTATTAATGGTTTTATTTTACCCATTGCATTGGGGATTATGCTTATTGCGGCTTATAGAACTAAAATTATCGCAAATTATAAACAACCACTTTGGTTAACACTAACAGGTTTAGCTGTGGTAATCACCATGGTTTGGATGAGTTACGGAACCATTTTACAGATGATTAAAGGAGAATAA
- a CDS encoding 5-oxoprolinase subunit PxpA: MKIIDLNCDMGEAFGNYAMPNDEKLMDYITSANIACGFHAGDPAVMQRTVALALKKGVAIGAHPGLPDLQGFGRREVKISPNEAYQLTLYQIGALSAFVKAAGGKLHHVKAHGALYNMAAKDSTLAKAIVQAVYDFDPGLILYALAGSKMIAEAEKIGIVTASEVFADRSYQDDGLLTPRSANNALITNEEDAVNQVLGFALKQEVRSANGNRIAVRAETICLHGDGEHAVAFAKLIVERLKKEGILIKAPSI, encoded by the coding sequence ATGAAAATAATCGATCTTAATTGCGACATGGGGGAAGCATTCGGAAATTATGCCATGCCCAATGATGAAAAACTGATGGATTATATTACATCGGCAAATATTGCCTGCGGTTTTCATGCCGGCGATCCGGCTGTAATGCAGCGAACTGTAGCTTTAGCCTTAAAAAAAGGAGTAGCCATTGGTGCACACCCTGGTTTGCCCGATCTGCAGGGCTTTGGTCGAAGAGAAGTGAAGATTAGCCCAAATGAAGCTTATCAGCTAACTTTATATCAAATTGGTGCATTAAGTGCTTTTGTAAAAGCTGCAGGTGGTAAATTACATCATGTTAAAGCGCATGGTGCACTATATAATATGGCTGCAAAAGATAGCACTTTAGCAAAAGCGATTGTGCAGGCTGTTTACGATTTTGATCCAGGTTTGATCTTGTATGCCTTAGCAGGAAGTAAGATGATAGCTGAAGCTGAAAAAATAGGCATAGTTACCGCATCAGAAGTTTTTGCCGACCGTAGTTATCAGGATGATGGTTTACTTACTCCACGCTCAGCAAACAACGCTTTAATTACCAACGAAGAAGATGCTGTAAATCAGGTTTTGGGATTTGCGCTAAAGCAGGAAGTAAGGAGTGCAAACGGAAATCGTATCGCTGTAAGAGCAGAGACCATTTGTTTGCATGGTGATGGTGAACACGCTGTTGCTTTTGCTAAATTGATAGTTGAAAGACTAAAAAAAGAAGGCATCTTAATTAAAGCTCCATCAATATGA
- a CDS encoding biotin-dependent carboxyltransferase family protein, with protein MKISIIKPGLLSTIQDLGRYRYLSQAVPVSGAMDELAHRLANKAVGNNDDNATIEFTYADASFKAETDILVAYSGDGAFLVYNDQVMPAEKPLFFSAGSVIKLIHNAIGVRTYLAVAGGWNVPDLMESKSTFLAAAFGGFKGRALQKADVLIGGTTISEVSKEILDKLIHRSLSYPNWRISRESLLPEKRQNIRVVLGNEIGWFDAASIISFLTNSYTVDRRSNRMGYHLSGKPLVRKVKKELLSTAVTPGIIQVTGSGDLIILMADCQTTGGYPRIAHVAAVDLPLCAQLKPGDTIHFSEISRDEAEELFLEREHDLSLITTAISLKYIKT; from the coding sequence ATGAAAATCAGCATCATTAAGCCGGGTTTGTTAAGTACTATTCAGGATCTGGGCAGGTACCGATACCTCTCGCAGGCTGTACCTGTTTCTGGCGCTATGGATGAGTTGGCTCACCGTTTAGCCAATAAAGCAGTTGGTAACAATGATGATAATGCGACCATAGAATTTACCTATGCCGATGCTTCGTTTAAAGCTGAAACTGATATTTTAGTAGCTTATTCCGGTGATGGAGCTTTCCTGGTTTATAATGATCAAGTAATGCCTGCAGAAAAGCCATTGTTTTTTTCGGCTGGTTCCGTTATAAAGCTGATCCATAATGCAATTGGTGTGCGTACCTATCTGGCTGTTGCCGGTGGATGGAATGTGCCAGATCTAATGGAAAGTAAAAGTACATTTCTTGCTGCTGCTTTTGGTGGCTTTAAGGGAAGAGCATTGCAAAAAGCAGATGTTTTGATCGGTGGTACCACTATTAGCGAAGTATCAAAAGAGATATTAGACAAATTAATTCATAGGTCGTTAAGCTATCCAAATTGGCGCATTTCGCGCGAAAGTTTGCTGCCAGAGAAAAGGCAAAACATCAGAGTTGTGCTGGGCAATGAAATCGGCTGGTTTGATGCAGCATCCATTATTTCATTTTTAACCAATTCTTACACCGTCGATAGAAGAAGTAATCGCATGGGTTATCATTTATCTGGAAAACCATTGGTGAGGAAGGTTAAAAAGGAATTGCTCAGTACAGCAGTAACTCCCGGGATTATTCAGGTCACCGGAAGTGGCGACTTGATTATACTCATGGCCGACTGTCAAACAACTGGCGGTTATCCCCGCATTGCCCATGTTGCAGCGGTCGATTTGCCTTTATGTGCCCAGTTAAAACCCGGTGACACCATTCATTTTTCTGAAATTTCGAGAGACGAAGCAGAAGAACTTTTCCTGGAACGTGAACACGATTTATCATTAATTACCACTGCAATAAGCCTTAAATATATCAAAACATGA
- the pxpB gene encoding 5-oxoprolinase subunit PxpB, whose translation MNEQLGCFETGIPIEIYGLSEKSVTITFGMAIDNDLLLLITDFNQLLLQNPFSGFITTVPAYTTLTVFFDPLSVMLSDLPGEVCFEKVSAHLNKIAQIKREKSKVIADNLVIPVCYGGNFGPDLSIVARTNNLSETEVIDIHTDGECVVFMIGFVPGFAYMGGMDTRLSTPRKEVPNAKTPAGSVGIAGNQTGIYPMETPGGWQIIGKTPLKIFDVNRSQPSLLKGGDLVTFKSIGIDEFNAYAEI comes from the coding sequence ATGAATGAGCAGTTAGGGTGTTTTGAAACAGGTATTCCCATAGAAATTTACGGATTGAGCGAAAAATCAGTTACAATAACGTTCGGAATGGCTATCGATAACGATTTGTTACTTCTGATTACTGATTTTAATCAATTGCTGTTGCAAAATCCTTTTTCTGGTTTTATTACTACCGTTCCTGCTTACACTACCTTAACTGTTTTCTTTGATCCGTTAAGTGTGATGTTATCAGATCTTCCGGGGGAGGTTTGCTTCGAAAAGGTATCCGCTCATTTAAATAAAATTGCACAAATAAAAAGAGAAAAATCAAAGGTAATAGCTGATAACCTGGTTATTCCGGTATGTTATGGAGGCAATTTTGGTCCGGATCTTTCAATAGTAGCCCGCACCAATAACCTTAGTGAAACTGAGGTAATCGATATCCATACGGACGGCGAATGCGTTGTATTTATGATCGGTTTTGTGCCAGGTTTCGCTTATATGGGCGGGATGGACACCAGATTATCAACGCCTAGAAAAGAAGTTCCTAATGCTAAAACACCCGCAGGATCAGTAGGTATTGCAGGCAATCAAACCGGTATTTATCCAATGGAAACACCCGGAGGCTGGCAAATTATTGGAAAAACACCATTAAAGATATTTGATGTAAACCGTTCGCAACCATCACTTTTAAAGGGAGGTGACCTTGTTACTTTTAAATCCATTGGTATAGATGAGTTTAATGCATATGCTGAAATATGA